CGTCACCGCCTCGATTCAGGAGGTGGCGATCACTTTGCTCGAAGCGCTCCTGCTGGTGGCGCTGGTCGTGTTCGTGTTCCTGCAGAGCTGGCGCGCCACCTTGATCCCGATGCTGGCGGTGCCGGTCAGCGTGATCGGCACCTTCCTCGGGCTGAGCGCGCTCGGACTCTCGATCAACGTGCTGACCTTGTTCGCGCTGGTGCTGGCCATCGGCATCGTCGTGGACGACGCCATCGTGGTGATCGAGAACGTCGAGCGCATCATGGCCACCGAGGGGCTTTCGGCGCGTGAAGCGGCCGATCACGGGATTCAGCAGGTGGCGCCTGCGCTGGTGGCCATCGTGCTCTCCCTGGTGGCGGTCTTCGTACCGGTGGCCTTCACCGGCGGCGTCACCGGTGCGCTGTTCCGCCAGTTCGCCATCACCATCGCGATCTCGGTCGTGCTGTCGGGCATCGTCGCGCTGACGCTGACGCCGGCGCTGTGCGCTTTGCTGCTCAAGGAGGCGACCGAGCGGCACACCACCGGGGCGTTCGGTGCGTTCAATCGCCTCTTCGACCGGGGGCGCGACGTCTACGTCCACAACGTCGATCGCGTGCTGCGTCGGCCCCGTGCCGGGCTGGCCGCGTTCGCGGTGGTCATCGGGCTGACGCTGTTGCTGTTCCGCCTGGTGCCGTCGTCGTTCATTCCCACCGAGGACAAGGGCTACTTCGCGCTGGCGATCCAGCTTCCCGACGGCTCGTCGCTGCAGCGCACCCGGACGGTGGTCGAGCGCGTCGAGGGCTTTCTGCGGCAGGAATCCGCGGTGCGCAACATCGTCGCGCTGGTCGGGCTCGACATTCTGAGCCGCAGCAGCCAGACCAACAGCGCGGTGATCTTCGTGAACGTGGCGCCGTGGGAACAGCGAGGCCGGAAGGACGCTCTCGACGCGATTACCGCACGGCTCTCGGGCAAACTGTTCGGAATGAAGGACGCGATCGGCTTCGCGTTCAACCTGCCCGAGATCCCCGGCCTCGGCGCGACCGCCGGAGTCGAGGGCTATCTGCAGGATCGCAGCGGGAGGCCGGCGACCGAATTCGCGGGCGAGGTCCAGCAGTTCGTGCAGGCGGTGAATCAGCTGCCGGCGGTGGCCGGCGCCCAGGCCAACTTCCGAGCCAGCGTCCCACAGCTGTTCGTGAGCGTCGATCGCGAGGTCGCCAAGGCCCGCGGCGTCCAGCTCGGCGACCTGTTCGGCACCCTGCAGGCGCTGCTCTCCACGCTCTATATCAACGACTTCAACCTCTACGGGCGGACCTATCGCGTGCAGGCCGAGGCCCAGGCCCCGTTTCGCCAGTCCCCCGACGACATCGGCCGGCTGTACGTGCGGGGAGCGCACGGGGCGATGATTCCGCTCTCGGCCCTGACCCGGACCGAGTTCCGCGCGGCGCCGACCCTGATCACTCGCTTCAACGGCTTCACCTCGGCGCTGCTGACCGGGGCGCCCAGGCCCGGCCGCAGCACCGGCGAGGTGATGTCGGAGATCGACGACCTGGTGCGCGCGCGCTTCGCGTCCGAAGGGTTGACCTTCGCCTACTCGGGCCAGTCGTTCCAGGAGCGGGCCTCGAAGGGCGCGGCGGGCGCGGTGATGGCGATCGGCCTGGTGATCGTGTTCCTGGTGCTGGCGGCGCAGTACGAGAGCTGGTCGCTGCCGTTCGCGGTCCTGCTCGGCGTCCCGTTCGGCGTGCTCGGCGCCTACCTGGGGGTCTGGTTGCGCGGGCAGCCGAGCGACGTCTACGTCCAGGTCGGGCTGATCACGGTGGTGGGTCTGTCGGCCAAGAACGCGATCCTGATCGTCGAGTTCGCCAGTGCGCTGAGAGCGCAGGGCGTGCCGCTGCTGCAGGCGGCGTCGCGGGCCGCCCGCGACCGACTGCGCCCGATTCTCATGACCTCGCTGGCGTTCATCTTCGGTGTCTCACCCCTGCTGTTTGCGGGCGGGGCCGGAGCGGTGAGTCGTCATTCGATCGGCACCACGGTGTTCTTTGGCATGTTGGTGGCGACCGGCGTCGCGATCATCTTCATTCCCCTCTTCTTCGGCCTGATCCAGGGCGCGTCCGAGCGGCGCGGCCGGCGGGCGTCGCCTCCCGACAAGGACGCGCCGTGATCCGGCGTCTCGCCTGGCTGGCCGCGGTGGTCTGGATTGCGGGCTGTGCGATCGGACCGCGCTATCGGCCGGCGCCAGTGATCGCGCCGAATTCCCAGATCAGCGGCGCGTATCGCGACAGCTCGACGCGTTCGTTCTTCGATTCCCTCGAGGTCGCGCGCCGGAGCGACACGCTCGGCGTCGCCGGCCCGCCGCCGCAGCCGCCGCACATCCTCCACGCCGACTCGCTCACCGATCTGGCCTGGCTGGACGTGTTGCACGACTCGACGCTCTCGCGCCTGGTCGACCTCGCGCTGCGTCGGAACCGAGACCTGTCGGTGGCGCGCTCCCGGATCGCCGAGTACCGGGCGGGGGTGGGCGTGGCACGCGCGCCGCTGTTCCCGAACCTGTCGCTCAACGGCAGCGCATCCAAGAATCGTGTCGCCTTCGGAAGCGCCGGCACGCTCACCTATCCGGCCTACCGAACCACCGCCGATCTGTCCTGGGAACTCGACTTCTGGGGCCAGACGCGACGCGGCGTGCAGGCCGCGCAGGCCGAACTGGAGGCGCAGCGGGCCGCCGAGCGCGCGGTCGTGCTCTCCCTGGTCGCCGACGTGGCGACGGAATACCTGCAGCTGCTGGAGCTGGACCAGGAGCACGAGGTGGCGCAGCAGACGCTCGCCTCGCGCCAGGCCACGCTCGAGCTCGCGCGCCAGCGCTTCGGCCGGGGCCTGATCTCCGAGCTCGACATCCGGCAGTTCGAAGCGCAGGTCGCCGTCCCCGCGGCGCGGCTCGCTCAAGTGGAGCAGCTGCGCTCCGAGCGACAGCACGCGCTCGACGTCCTGCTCGGCCAGGGTCAGATCGAGATCCCGCGGACCGGCTCGCTGGCCACGGTCGCGCGCGCCGTGGTGGTGCCCGACTCGATCCCCTCGACACTGCTCGCGCGCCGCCCGGACGTCGCGGTCGCCGAGCGTCAGTACGCGGCGGCCACCGCGCGCATCGGCGAGGCGGACGCGGCTCGTCTGCCGGCGTTCTCGATCGTCGGTCTCTACGGAGCGCAGTCCACGACCACCGGGGATCTCTACACCGCACCCAGCCGCGTCTACGAGCTGCTCGGCGGCGTCTCGATTCCGATCTTCACCGGCGGGCGCCTCTCGAACGAGGCGCGTGCCGCGCGTGCCCAGGCCGAAGAAGCGCGCGCGCAATACGAGCAGAGCGTCCTGGTGGCGCTCGGCGAAGTGGGAGACGCGCTCACCGCGGTTCGCGCGGCCCGCGATCAGGCGGTGGCGCTCGAGACGCAGTCGGTCGCCCTGCGCCGAGCGCTCGACCTGGCCGAACTCCGTTACAGTCGCGGGCTCTCCAACTACCTGGAAGTGCTCGACGCGCAGCGCAGCCTGTTCGAGGCCGAGCTGGCATCGAGCCAGGCCGAGCTGCAGCAGCTCATCGCCACGGTCGAGCTCTACAAGGCGCTGGGAGGAAGCTGGCCTCAGCCGCCCGAGCGACGCTAGCGCGATTCGAACGTCCCGGTGACGCCGATTCGGACCAGCTTGCGCTCGGCGCTCGATCCGCCCGCGCTCAGGCGGCACAGATAGAGCCCGGGCGCCGCCCGCCGCCCGAGCTCGTCTCGTCCATCCCAGCTCGAGACGTGCGAGCCCGCGGCGAGTCGGCCGCGCTCGAGCGTCCGCACCCGCCGGCCGAGCGTGTCGAAGATCTCGAGGCGGATCTCCCCGGCGGCGGCAATCGCGAAGCGGATGGTGGCGAGATCCGTGAAGGGATTGGGCTCGATCCGGTCGAGCGCCAATCGAGCGCGCGGCGCGTCGGGCGAGACCGACGCAACTCCGCTCACCGAGACGCGCGCGATGGCGTAGGCGATGCCGCCGCTCGGCGTCTCGACCTGGAATCGAACCTGGGTGACGCTCCCGGCGTCGCCGTTCGCCGGCGTCCACGACAGGACATGCGAAGTGGCATCGAAGCTCATTCCCGGCCGCAGGAACCAGGCATGCCACTCGAGCGGATCGCCTTCCGGATCCCCGGCCGCGACCGGGATCGCAAGCGGCACTCCGGGACTCGCGATCACGTCCACGAACGGCGTGGCCGGAGCGATGCTCTGCCCGGCCACCGAGGTGACGACCGGCGGCAGGCTCATGTTGCGACGCGCCGCGAACACCTGATCCGTGCGGAGCGCGAGGCGTGTTCCATCGGGCGAGAGCCGCGGCGAGAGGACGGGGAACGGATCGACCAGCGAGAACGCCGCGAAGTTCCCGACCGCTTGCGCCGCGGGCAGTGCGAGACCGACGAGCGAGGCGTCGAGGGTGTGAACGCTCACGCCGAGCCCATCACCCACTCCGGCGAGCAGGGTCGCGCCGTCCGGCGAGAAGGCGGGAGTTGCGGCCAGCTGATCGCCCACCGCCGAGAGCACCGGCTCGGCGGTGCCACCGGCCGCCGGCACGCGCCACAGGCTCTGAGAGCTCCCGAGGATTCGCGCGAACACGATCCACTCGCCATCCGGCGACCACTGTGGATAGAAATCGTCTCCGCTCTCGTCGAAGGTGAGCTGCACCCGCTGGGTGGTGTCGCCGTTGGCGGGAGTCTTCCAGACCTGCCAGCGTTCGGGTCCGGACCACTTGCGGGTGAATGCGATCCACTCGCCGTTGGGCGAGAACGAGGGCGTGATGTCGCCGCGCTCGCGGGACGTACCGTCGTTGTGCTGGGAAACCAGCCGCAGCGAGGTGTCTGCGGCAATTCCCGGAACCCCTTTCGCCCAGATCGTGTTGTCGTTGCGGCTGAAGGCGATCTCGGTGCCGAGCGGCGACCAGGTTGGGTCGTAGTCGTGAATCCCGGTCGGCGGAAACGAGAACTGAGTCATGCCGTTGCCGTCCGCAGGATCGGACGGCATCAGGAACGCGACGCAATCGCCGAGCGGAGGAATGTGCACGGTGAAGGCGAGCCGCCGGCCGTCCGGAGACCACGAGACGCTGCTCTCGCCCAGCGTGTTCGGGGCCTCGTCCTCGCAGTCCTCGCAGAGATTCGTGCGGCGCACCAGCGTGCCGAACAGCGCGTTGTGATGGGAGTGAGAGGGATGGTTGGCGAACAGCGAGGCGTCGGCCGGCCCGACCGAGCCGTCGTAGTCGATGTCGCAGGGCGTGTCGGCGCCGGTCAGCGCACCGTCTCCGTCCGAATCGAGGCTGCGAATCTCGACGGTCGAACTCCCGAAGCTGACGCCATCGAGCCAGACCGTGAGTGCCAGAGTCCCGCAGCCCGAAAGGCTGGGCAGGGTGATTCGGGTGGCACCGCCCGTGTCGGTCGAGTCGTCGGCGTACGCGCGTCCGGGCTGGTCGTTGACGCGTGCATTGCCCGAGGCCGGGGACCAGCTCACCCACAGCGATTCCGGCGGTAGCCCGGCCACCGGGAGCACCGGCCCGCCGCTTTCGCGGGTCACCGTCGCCGCGATGCGGAGGCGCGACGGGTGGCCGGCGAGCACGCTGTCTCCCGCCGGACAGGCGGTGACCGAGTCGGAGAAGCTCCAGACCACGTGGTAGGCGGCTCGACACGGCCGCACCGCCGCGGGGCAAGCGAGTGCGGCGAGGAGCAGCGCGAAAGGCAAGTGCCGAATCACCGCGCTCGCCTCCGCGGGCGCGTGGAAGGGCGGCGCGACGACGACTTCGGCCGGCCCTCCTCTCCCGAAGCCGGCCGCCCGAGATCGATGCCCTGTTCGCGCGCCTCGCGCATCATCCGATCGCCGATGGCGCGCGCTTCGCGCTGCCCCCGCTGGGTCTGCTCGAGTCCCACGTAGCGCAGGAACATCCCGATCAGCTCATCGCGCAACCCCTCATCGCTCACGCGCACCAGGCGCAGCACCTCGCCCTCAGAAAGCACCATGATCTGAAGCAACGAGGTGAGGGTGACGAGCCCGAGGCGCAGCGCCACCTCCGGCTTCGGATGCCGGTAGTCCTGCCGGCGCGCCAGCATCACATCCGAGACGCGGTCCATCATCTCGAGGTTGAAGAGTTCGAAGCGGGCGCGGAAGCCCTCGTCGGGATGCGAGCGTGTGTAGAGGATCAACGCGCGCAGCAGGTCGCCGTGGTGGCGATAGCTGTTGACGATGCTGGCGACGAACAGCCGCGCGATGACCTCCGGCGCGACATCCGTCCAGCGCTCGGGCTGGAGGGAACGCATGTTGAGCGCCCGGGCACGCACGAAGAACCGTTCGGCCACCGCCCGCATCACCGCGTCCTTGTCGGGGAAGCGGCGGTAGACCGAGCCCACCGCCACGCCGGCTCGGCGCGCGATCGCCGGCACGGTGGCGGACTCCAGCCCGCCCTCCCTGAGTAGCGCCTCGGCCGCCTCGACCAGCAGATCCTGGGTTCGCTGGCTGCGCGCCTGGCGGGCCGGATGCGCGAGCGCCGGAGCCTCCGGCGCCTGAACCCCGTTGCCACGGGCCATCAGTCCTCCTCCGCGGGCGTCCACGCCCGCCTTCAGGAACGGCTCAAGAATACTCTTGCGCGGCCGATGATGCGAATGTATATTCGCATTCGCAT
This region of Candidatus Sulfotelmatobacter sp. genomic DNA includes:
- a CDS encoding FlgD immunoglobulin-like domain containing protein, with the protein product MIRHLPFALLLAALACPAAVRPCRAAYHVVWSFSDSVTACPAGDSVLAGHPSRLRIAATVTRESGGPVLPVAGLPPESLWVSWSPASGNARVNDQPGRAYADDSTDTGGATRITLPSLSGCGTLALTVWLDGVSFGSSTVEIRSLDSDGDGALTGADTPCDIDYDGSVGPADASLFANHPSHSHHNALFGTLVRRTNLCEDCEDEAPNTLGESSVSWSPDGRRLAFTVHIPPLGDCVAFLMPSDPADGNGMTQFSFPPTGIHDYDPTWSPLGTEIAFSRNDNTIWAKGVPGIAADTSLRLVSQHNDGTSRERGDITPSFSPNGEWIAFTRKWSGPERWQVWKTPANGDTTQRVQLTFDESGDDFYPQWSPDGEWIVFARILGSSQSLWRVPAAGGTAEPVLSAVGDQLAATPAFSPDGATLLAGVGDGLGVSVHTLDASLVGLALPAAQAVGNFAAFSLVDPFPVLSPRLSPDGTRLALRTDQVFAARRNMSLPPVVTSVAGQSIAPATPFVDVIASPGVPLAIPVAAGDPEGDPLEWHAWFLRPGMSFDATSHVLSWTPANGDAGSVTQVRFQVETPSGGIAYAIARVSVSGVASVSPDAPRARLALDRIEPNPFTDLATIRFAIAAAGEIRLEIFDTLGRRVRTLERGRLAAGSHVSSWDGRDELGRRAAPGLYLCRLSAGGSSAERKLVRIGVTGTFESR
- a CDS encoding helix-turn-helix domain-containing protein produces the protein MARGNGVQAPEAPALAHPARQARSQRTQDLLVEAAEALLREGGLESATVPAIARRAGVAVGSVYRRFPDKDAVMRAVAERFFVRARALNMRSLQPERWTDVAPEVIARLFVASIVNSYRHHGDLLRALILYTRSHPDEGFRARFELFNLEMMDRVSDVMLARRQDYRHPKPEVALRLGLVTLTSLLQIMVLSEGEVLRLVRVSDEGLRDELIGMFLRYVGLEQTQRGQREARAIGDRMMREAREQGIDLGRPASGEEGRPKSSSRRPSTRPRRRAR
- a CDS encoding multidrug efflux RND transporter permease subunit, which codes for MTVPSGSDSQVRYFFIRRPVLAGVISLIITLMGVLAIRLLPVSRYPQITPPAIQVVAVYPGATAQDVAEAVAAPIEEQLSGLQGMLYYSSANSSDGTMSLSIYFDVKRDQDLAAVDVQNAVQLASPQLPSAVRQNGISIVKANTDILGVVGLSSSDPRYDAAYLTNYMKLYIEDELKNVQGIGNATTFGGLQFSMLIQLDPDKMAQLGVTVSDVADAIREQNATNPAGRLGREPAPPGTQLTIPVTTMGRLQTPDQFNDVVVRAAPNGSLVHVRDVGRAVLGSQNYDFEGRLNGHPTALALLYLRPGANALRTREAVARRVAELSKNFPPGVTASIPFDTTPFVTASIQEVAITLLEALLLVALVVFVFLQSWRATLIPMLAVPVSVIGTFLGLSALGLSINVLTLFALVLAIGIVVDDAIVVIENVERIMATEGLSAREAADHGIQQVAPALVAIVLSLVAVFVPVAFTGGVTGALFRQFAITIAISVVLSGIVALTLTPALCALLLKEATERHTTGAFGAFNRLFDRGRDVYVHNVDRVLRRPRAGLAAFAVVIGLTLLLFRLVPSSFIPTEDKGYFALAIQLPDGSSLQRTRTVVERVEGFLRQESAVRNIVALVGLDILSRSSQTNSAVIFVNVAPWEQRGRKDALDAITARLSGKLFGMKDAIGFAFNLPEIPGLGATAGVEGYLQDRSGRPATEFAGEVQQFVQAVNQLPAVAGAQANFRASVPQLFVSVDREVAKARGVQLGDLFGTLQALLSTLYINDFNLYGRTYRVQAEAQAPFRQSPDDIGRLYVRGAHGAMIPLSALTRTEFRAAPTLITRFNGFTSALLTGAPRPGRSTGEVMSEIDDLVRARFASEGLTFAYSGQSFQERASKGAAGAVMAIGLVIVFLVLAAQYESWSLPFAVLLGVPFGVLGAYLGVWLRGQPSDVYVQVGLITVVGLSAKNAILIVEFASALRAQGVPLLQAASRAARDRLRPILMTSLAFIFGVSPLLFAGGAGAVSRHSIGTTVFFGMLVATGVAIIFIPLFFGLIQGASERRGRRASPPDKDAP
- a CDS encoding efflux transporter outer membrane subunit produces the protein MIRRLAWLAAVVWIAGCAIGPRYRPAPVIAPNSQISGAYRDSSTRSFFDSLEVARRSDTLGVAGPPPQPPHILHADSLTDLAWLDVLHDSTLSRLVDLALRRNRDLSVARSRIAEYRAGVGVARAPLFPNLSLNGSASKNRVAFGSAGTLTYPAYRTTADLSWELDFWGQTRRGVQAAQAELEAQRAAERAVVLSLVADVATEYLQLLELDQEHEVAQQTLASRQATLELARQRFGRGLISELDIRQFEAQVAVPAARLAQVEQLRSERQHALDVLLGQGQIEIPRTGSLATVARAVVVPDSIPSTLLARRPDVAVAERQYAAATARIGEADAARLPAFSIVGLYGAQSTTTGDLYTAPSRVYELLGGVSIPIFTGGRLSNEARAARAQAEEARAQYEQSVLVALGEVGDALTAVRAARDQAVALETQSVALRRALDLAELRYSRGLSNYLEVLDAQRSLFEAELASSQAELQQLIATVELYKALGGSWPQPPERR